The Pseudopipra pipra isolate bDixPip1 chromosome 8, bDixPip1.hap1, whole genome shotgun sequence sequence AGCATGAAGGGAAACAAGTAGCCTGTCCtcagcctctgcccagccctcaCCACCAATCAGCATATTGATTCGTATGGATTCGATTTCGGAGCTGATTTCAGGCTGTTATAAATGggtctttcttgtagtgatgGAGCCAAATGTCTGTCAGCTGAGCTGGTGGAATCTGCTTGTCTGGCAAGCGGGTGCAAGGGAGGTGAGCCATGAGGTGTCACATGGGGTCAGAGACATGGGAGGTGTTGGCCTGTACATTGTGTTAGAGAAGAGGAGTagctgggctgcagggccaCACAGGTAGTACTCAGAGGAGCTGGTCCTTTAGGTAGTAGATATGGCTTAGTCTTTAAGTATGAATCTCATCAGTTTTAATTTGTGTTATTTGGGGTCTggttagggttttttaaaatgtggattTGGATGGTGGTATTTACACTTATGAAAAATATGACATTAATGGACTAGATGGACCACTGTAAGGGGAATTAAGACTCCTGAAGCCAAAATCCTCTTGTTTTATCTAGAGCCTCATTAGAATTCCCCAGGAGCCTAAAGCACCTGCCCAAGGCAGCCTGCATCTTGTCACTGTCAACAGCTCAGTGGAAACAGCAGCCTGAGAGCTCTCCTACCTACCTGGCCTGGCAATCCAGCCCTGTGTAGCACTGCTGCACCCTGCAAGGCTGCTGAGGGACAAACATGGCAACTGCTCCCCTACAGAGATGTGTGGGAGTGAGGACATGGTTGCAACTCCTCCCCCTCGTGTTATAGTACATACAGGGGTGGACTTTAGgaagggtgggttttttttaagtttttctaCTAGCTCTAAAGAATgaaaactttttgttttctgcctgtTAGGACAGGGCCTGCCCAGTGTAGAAATGATACCCCTGGCCACCAGCTTCTCAGTGGAGCTGTCTCACGTGGCAGGACACGCTACCACGTGCGTTGCGCTAAAGGGCACAAGCAAGGGCGAGCTGTGGCCCTGTCCCAAGACCTGCTTCTAGCAGAGGGAGTTGCTTCCGCTGGGCTGGGATTCCAGGATCAGTCACCTAAGCCCCAGAAGTGATAAGAttatggttttttttagtttttaaagcaTCATCAGTTTATAACTAGGTAGCTCAGGAAGCTGGGTGGTATTGAGGACCAGGAGCTGAGGGTGAGAGCAAAGCAGGCAGGGGCAGTGGCATCATTGGTAGGGAGCCCAGAAGTTGAGCCAACAGGATCAGATCATAACAGGTCATCTGCAGCTCAGTGATTGCCATCAATATCCGTCAGAATGGGACAGGTCGAGCCAGAAAGTCAAGTCTGTGGGGCAGGGTCTGGATAGATTTGGCACATGGTCAGGTACAGACATGGCTGTCATGTTGCTGCAAGGTAGCTCAGGTGGGTACCAAGGGTGAGAACCTCAGCCTAACAGCTCTAAGCAAAGATTGTGGGAGTCCTCCCTGAGGCTTCTTACATGTCTTTCTTCCTAATGACTCTTACCTGTAAATCAGCCCTGAAGTCAGCCAGCTAAAACTCTtaggagaagagggaagagggCTTAAGGCCCTCATAAGCAGCTGTCTTGAATTATAGTGATGAAATCCTTCGCAGGATCTAGCCCCACTTCTACTCCCACTCAAACCTCCTGCTGACTTGTATTTTCCTGTGCAAAATATGGTCTGAAAGCTGTTAAGCCTGGACACATGGTTGAAGTGCCTTCACGtcacctcacaaataacattttAGTGTTCCACATTCTAGTCTGCAGTTCTTGGGGGCAAACCTCGCTTTGGTTCTTAATTTTGGCAGTTGGAACATTCCTCTTGCAATTAGTGACTGATTTTGAGTTCCTTTTCGTTTCTAAGGCAGTAGTAATGTGGGAGACACACTTCCCACCGGCCAGTTGTCCAACATTCCCTGGCGCAGAGCGGGGGTAAAATACACAAACAACGAAGCCTATTTCGATGTCATTGAAGAAATCGATGCCATTATAGACAAATCAGGTAAGATGCCTTGCAAactaatttttgtttgttgaaTGTGTTTACATCTAGCTGCTGATGTTTAGAAAGAATACAGTCCaacctttctatttttctgcttgttttatATCCATGAATCTgtatcttagataaaaatacACCATTTAAAATTATGTGCCCAAATGTATTTCTTCAGTTCATCTTAAAACATCAATATCCTCCGGACTGCTTCAAGAACACTTACAAGAAATATTCTGTACTTGGATGTTTTCTGGCTTTATATTGATTATCTCGTAACAgatataaatggaaaataagtaGTTGAAGTTTTAAATGTGATGAGAAAATTATCTCCCATTGTTCCTGCCAACAATGTACTGCAGTCCTTGTAGGCCCTCAAACGAGCAAGACAAAAGCTTTCATTAGCTTTCTGCTGCTAGCAAGATAAACTTGGTGCAAAATAGCTGGACAGTGTTGTTTGCTTTATATATAAACTAGAGCCAGATATTATGAAGCATAATAATACTCCTTTTCTGTAAATGAAACATATCATCTTCAAATACAAAGGTCTTTCTTCTGAGATTTAACTTTAAGGAGGAACCGGATAACTTGTGTGCCAAGAAGTAGAAAAAACTGATGCAAAGAGAAAACTGTAATGCTGTGGGCAGGAACCTGCTGTTTTGTTCAGTATTGGGGCCATCAGTTAGCAGTGTTGAAGACTGCAGGACACCAGTTTGTGGTGTTATGGGGCAGGGAGCAAATCTCTGATTTCTTCATTCAGTGCTGCTGTTGTAGCAGTAGTCAATGATGTTTTGGTTCCATACACCACTTAATGCTTTGGCCACCACTGAATGGATAGTCACAAATAGTTATTGTGCAGCTCTTACTCTCACCATCTTGAAGCTAAAAGAAGATGTCCCTCACAGTCAAAACACACTGATGACTGTGTTACTGTCCCAGCTCATTAGGATTCCCAAGAGTAGCATGAGTGCTTAGTCTGAGAAGGTACAATCAAGACCATGGTGTGTTTCCTTGTGTATTCCAAGCCAAACCAATGTCCACAGAGTGTTTAAATTCCCTACTGAGGATCTGCTGCAGTAGTCATAGCTACTGTTTTCTGCTCTGATCCCTTGGGGACTAGCAATGCAAGAGTCTTTCTTCCTAACCTTAACTGGGACTAAGAAGTAGATAAGGTGGTTCCCCTGAACAGGGATGGTATCTTGTTTCGTAGGGATGTGGTTAACTGCTTCAACCTGAAACAGGATCCCTTCTTTTCAAACCAAATATAAAGCCActgtttctccttccctttgaCTAGATGAGCAGTAGTTTCTATCTGTCTTCTAAAATTACCTTTGCTTGTGGGGCTAATTAATTAGTCCAGAGTCCTGCTTATGCCTTTCTGTTCTTACACAGTATTTAAGGAAATGAGCATTTCCTGGGTAAGATGCTTGGTATTCttgctttgggttttggggtttttttgctatagGTCTATTTAATATCAAGACAAATACGTAATCTTGCTGTTAAACAAGCCTTACTTGTGAAAGCCAAGGTTAGCTGGAGCATTATAGCACAAACTTACTGCTTTTTGAGATGGGTTGTTTTGATGTGCTTCAACTTCCCTGCACCACAACACCACCTGCTAGTTTTCTGGAGACCAGGGACAgggatgaaagaaaagaagattcAGAGCTCATGTGTTCTGAAATTCTTATTTGCTTTTTGCTGGCAACCAGTTGAAGCACATCCAGTACAAGTCCTGTGTAACAGCTGGCACAAGTATAATGAGCTGATTTGGGCCAAGCTGTTTGCTCTGGCTCATGTATTTTAGCAAGCTGCCCAGGACACAGGTAACTGGAATGACCTTTCCTAGCTGGGCTTGGCGGGTTCTTGAGCGTTGTGCAAATGTCATCTGTGCCCTCCAGCTGCACTTCACCATGTCTGTTAGGCCCTTCATAATGATGTTAAGTCAGGTGtctgttttttctcctgcaggTTCCACAGTCTTTGCAGAAATCCAAGGTGTTATTGATTCGTGTATTAAGCTCTCAGGAATGCCAgatctttctctgtctttcatgGTAAATTCAGCCTATATTTGGGAATGTTAATTGCTCgggatttatttttcataataatCAGAGTTCAACAATTTTAAGAGCACAATTGCTACTTCATGTGTTGTACATGTGAAAAATAACAAGTTTTGCATTATATTGTAGAAGCTGCATTGCTCAGTAGTCGGAATGGCTTTTGTCTGTACATAAAATACACTCACAGGAGCTGCTGTACCAGGTCAGATCAGAAATCCATCTAGCTCAGTAACGTGTCTCCGATAATGGGTAGGAAAGGTACTTAGAGTCTAAGAAATAGGAATTGTCTAGAGTTCAGTAGCTAGTTCAAACTGCTCATACTTGATGAGATTTCACTTACCATTTTGCCACTACTTCCAGAACCCACGGCTGCTGGATGATGTCAGCTTCCATCCATGTATCCGCTTCAAACGCTGGGAGTCTGAGAGAGTCCTTTCATTTATTCCTCCCGATGGGAATTTCAGATTGATCTCCTACCGTGTCAGTTCACAGAAGTACGTTTCCATTTAGACACACTGGTTCTCCAGACACACCATCTACTGCTTTCCATCTGAGTAACTGCAGATTTCTCCTTGTTAAGGGGGGGATTTGCATTGTTCTAAAATACATGTGCTCAGGTTTTGTCTCATCTGTTGCTCTGTCCCCACTAAAAGAAGGAAACCATTTTTCAGTGAATTGAGGATATTCAGCAATCCTTTTTCAGTGGAATAAATCACACATGACAGTAATACAGGGCTATTCATTCCTAGTAGTCATTGTTGGTGCTAGATGCTTTGTGGGTAAGTCTCTGTGTACATAGAGGACTCTGACCTTCATGGAGAGAATAAAGCAAAAAAGTCTAAACTGCAGGTATTTGCAAACTAAAGCCTGATTTGACTGGTGGCTCTTCTGAGATTTGGCTCAGTGAGattactttaaaaaagtaaacagaTGAAGGAAGAGAGAATAGGATAAgttatttggaagaaaataaactttttttcctgtgaccCTCTGCTAATAAAATCACTTCAGCAATGATGCTGAAGAGCGAAGTATCACTTTTCACTTTGAAACAAGCCGGTTCTAACTTGAATTCTTGCCAGAAAAACAAGAACTATTTATGAGAAAGAACTTTTTCTTCTCAAGCAGAGAAGTAGCCAGGATGCATTCACCTACTGTTTTGTCTTTTCAGCTTGGTGGCAATTCCTGTATATGTGAAACACATGATCAGTTTTAAGGAAAATAGTTCTTCGGGAAGATTTGATGTTACTATTGGACCAAAACAGAATATGGGGAAAACAGTAGAAGGAGTTGTCATGACAGTTCACATGCCAAAGGCTGTACTTAATATGAGCCTCACTGCTACACAAGGCAGCTATACTTTTGACCCAGTTACTAAGGTAAGTCTTaagtttatatttatttaaaaatcaaagattGCATTGGAACAAGTCACCCATGTTGCAGAACACTGGAGCAGTGTTCTTAGCAAAAAACTTTCTGTTCAGCATATGtttatgaattaaaaattcatctttaaaatttaatttttcaaacttAGATACACAACAGTTGTGATTTCTGACTTGGTCAAtatccttttccttcccttcctctctttcccccACTCTTTCACCCCCCAATACTTTTCCTTAGTGGATGCAGCAGTATTTTGTTGGTAGTTTCAGCCATGATATATTTTGCAATCTATGGTCTTGAAAACATATTTATCTGGAGAAAATTCAGTAGCCTTGAAAATAGGTATCCAGAAAAACAGGGAGcaagagatgagaaaaaaatctcttccaaaAGATATGCCTGAAGACACATAGTAAGGAAGACAAAATGTCTGAAAAAACATATCTTGGGCTCCTGCTTTCCTGCCTCTGAGTTGGAATTTGAAACCTAAATTTCCTAAAGCTCCTGAAGCCTTTTAGTACCCAGGAGCCATTTTGCTGAAGTGCAGTCTGAGCCAAACCATTCTGCTGCCTCTCAGACCCTGCTCTGAGCTTTCTGCCACCCTCAGCAATTGATTAGAATTTTAAGTGAAAGCTCTCCAAGTAACATTCTGCTTCAAAAACAATAGACCTTgacctttttaaaagaaagacacCTAAAAACCCCACTTGAAGTCTGCTTTCCTCTctgcagaaataaattataCTGTGTTTTTATCAAGAGTGGGGATAACTAGGTGGATTGTTACTGCAAAAGTGTGTAGAAGTGAGGAGAACTGAGGTTTCTCTGCATTTATCAGTTTTCAGTTTATGGTAAGAGCAAACAAACCACCTCTTGTAGGTGAGTAAAGGACCTATTTGGTTGCACATTTCTCTGAAGTGTAAGAATCAATGGGGAACAAGTGATCCTTAGGAAAGTTACTCAGCTTAGACATCTCATTTGGCCAAGTGCCTTGCTCCCACTCTCTTCATTCTCTTGTTTAAGTTCCTGTGACTTTTTGCTGGTTACTGTCCTTGCTTCGTGGATCCAGCTGATCCAGACTGACATCAGGATCAATCATCATTGCTCAGGGAACACGATGCACTCAGTGCACAGACCCACTAAGgaacagggcaaaaaaaaacctgggaaaaaaaagaccccaTACCTTTGGGAGCCCCAACCACACCATCTCACAGCCAGCAGGATAATTCTCAGGGCTGCAAACTAAAAGCTGGATATGAATTTAATCTCAGAGGTTGTTTCCTAGAAAGCCTCTGTTCTTTGCTTCCTGACAAGGTGTTAACGTGGGACGTGGGCAAAATTACCCCTCAGAAGCTACCAAACCTGAAAGGCATAGTGAACCTGCAGTCTGGAGCACCCAAGCCAGAGGAGAATCCAAGTTTAAACATCCAGTTTAAGATACAACAGCTTGCAATTTCAGGTGAGTGGGTGGGTGTTACGTGAAATTGGTGCTGACAGAACAGGTAGTAGTAGGAAATGAAGTGGGAACTGTCAGTCTTTTACTTGGAGATGTTGATCTGAAGTCTGCTGGGTCCAAAATGATAAAGTCTGATTTACCCAAACTTGACAGTTACCCTTGCTGGATGACTCCCTTGCTGGGAATTGTGAATTCCCAGCTGTTCTCCTCAAGAAAGGCTTGAGAAGTGTACAGAAGAATGGCTTTTTCTTTGTTGATTGGTGCTTTAAACATGCCAATGTGTCCTTTTACTGAAGATCAATGGATGATGCTTCAGCATGCTGCCCTTGGGTCATTTTAGTCTTGCACCACAGTAAAGCCATTTATAATGGTCATAAAACCCCACTAAATTTTGAAGAATGccctttttattctttccttctggAGCTGGTTagtttttcatctttaaaacaATCGGCAAGTAAAATCAGAATGAAGCGTTTAAGGTAAATGCAAAACTAAATGTAAAGCAGACAAGGCCTCAGTCTGCAAACACTTAAATCATGTGAGTTGTCCATGTGTAAAATGGTTCTGCAAGCAAGCTTTGCAGGAGCAAGACTCTCACAGTGTGGAGACACatttggagaggaggaggatgacTGAAGGACAGGTACCAGGCCATGGTCCTTTTGCTTCCTAGACTACTTTGAGTAAATAACAGTTAGTTCTTGTGTAAGAAGAGAATCCTACAGTTTCCTCTTAAACTAGTTTTAGTCAAGAAAAATACAGGTGATCCAGTGGCTGGACACCAGATATGATGGACCTGTGAGAAAACAGGGAACAGCCTGAAGTGGTAGGTA is a genomic window containing:
- the AP3M1 gene encoding AP-3 complex subunit mu-1, translated to MIHSLFLINCSGDIFLEKHWKSVVSQSVCDYFFEAQEKAIDVENVPPVISTPHHYLISIYRDKIFFVSVIQTEVPPLFVIEFLHRVADTFQDYFGECSETAIKDNVVIVYELLEEMLDNGFPLATESNILKELIKPPTILRSVVNSITGSSNVGDTLPTGQLSNIPWRRAGVKYTNNEAYFDVIEEIDAIIDKSGSTVFAEIQGVIDSCIKLSGMPDLSLSFMNPRLLDDVSFHPCIRFKRWESERVLSFIPPDGNFRLISYRVSSQNLVAIPVYVKHMISFKENSSSGRFDVTIGPKQNMGKTVEGVVMTVHMPKAVLNMSLTATQGSYTFDPVTKVLTWDVGKITPQKLPNLKGIVNLQSGAPKPEENPSLNIQFKIQQLAISGLKVNRLDMYGEKYKPFKGVKYITKAGKFQVRT